From the Bacillus sp. FJAT-22090 genome, the window CATTAATATATTTACTTTCGCTTAAAAATACAAAAAAGTTTGTGAGTGCACCCTCATACAATTTAATCGTGTTTCTTGATAAACCTTTTCTTGATAGGTAAGAAATATATTTACTACCATGATATAGATTCAGGTTCTTTAAACCTGTAATTGATAGCTGCATAAACAGTTTGTCTTTTTTATCTATAGATTTAAGGATAAAATTTAGAAAGCGACATACCACTCGAGCTGGTACTAATTGTGAGTTCAATGATTTGCCATGATATGCATATTTTACAGTTATAAACTCTGTAATAGGGTGAGGTACTTGAAGATTTGTTTTTTGGTCATGGATCATTATCGATATAACTTTATTATTGCTTTCAACCTCTCTGATTTCTTTTGCTATAAACTTGTAAGATTTACTTAACTCCATATGATTAACCTACCTTAAATGTTGTTATTTATATATTAACTTTTAATAATATATATTGCTAAATTTAGCCTTTATAAATTTAATCTGGGCGAAATAGTTAAACACTGTAGTTTCAATGGATAGGTGATGAAAAATGTTACTTATAATTGTTAATGCCTATAAGTATACCTATAAGCGCACATAACCATCGGATTATGTTTATGTTAGACTTTAATTTCACTCCATGTTATTATGGTAACACCTAAAAAAATTAGGTGTTACCTAAAATGTGAGGTGTCATATGGAACGCTTTAAGTTGATAGATAATACTGTTAAATCAAACAATCCAATGTTAGATATAGAAAAAATAAGGATGTATCAAGCAAAAATTTTGGGAGAATGGGAAAGGCAGCAACTGGTAAAAGGGTTTACAATCCAAACCGTTGCATTAAATTTAAGAAATATTACTGAGTTTTTGTCATTATCAAATAAATTCTTTTGGGAAATTACTTCTGATGATGTAGAAAATTTTTATTTATCATTAGTTGGTAAAGGATTAGCGCATAGTACTAGAAGAAAGTATCAATCTAATATTTCTACATTCTATAATTTTTTAAGTAACAGAAAGGCTCTTGAAATTTTTAATGTTTTAGGGGTTACGATTCCAGATGTTTTAGATGATTTTAATAAATTTTATCATCGTAAAGATGATAATGATATTAGAGTTGTACCACCAAAAAAAATAATTTTAGATGCATTTTTCGATGGTATGAAAAATGAAATGAAGCAAGGTAGAAAATATTATACTGTAGCAAGAGACTATGTGTTTTTTAAAGTACTAATGTTATCAGGATTAAGAATATTTGAATTGACTAAAGTTGATATAAATGATTTGAGATTTGATTTGGGTGAAAAGGGGAAAATTCACGTTAGGTTTGGAAAAGGGAGTAGAGGGTCAGGCTATAAGCCTCGTTGGGTTCCTATGTTAAATGATGTAGATCTTTTATTGAAATGGTATTTAGATGAAATACTTCCTAGTTTTCAAAAAGAAAATGTAGACAAAACTGCGGCATTTTTATCTGAAAGTGGACATAGAGTTTCTCGTGATACAATGAGGTCAAATTTAAACAGAAGACAAAAAAGTATAGGAATTCCTGAAGAAGAATTGTTTTCTGCACATCAATTAAGACATGCATTTGCTACCTATCAGTCAGAATTAGGCGTAGATTTATTAACCATGAGCAAATTATTAGGTCATGCGAATGTATCTACAACTGCTGGCTATTTAGAACCTAGTAGTACTCATTTAGAGAGGCGTATAAGAGTTAGTCAACAAAATTGGCGTAAACAATTGGATGATTGGGAAGAAGGTGAATAAACTTGGCTTTTGAGTGGAGATTACGAAAGATAATGGCTGAAAATGATATATGGTCGGGAGCGGAACTCGCTAGAAGAATGGAAGAAATAACAGGATACAAACTTTCAGCACCTTCAATAGCAGCATTAATAAATGAACCTCCAAAACAAGTTAAGATGGCAACGCTTGATGCATTGTGTTCGGCGCTTAATTGTAGCCCCAATGATTTATTAGCGCATAAACCTACGGTTATTGTATCTAAAGAAACAAATAACGGAAATGAAATTCAAACTATGAAGGTTTCAAATGGAGTTGAACGTCAATTACCACCGATTTAAAAGGAGATAAAAATGTATACAAGCTGTCCTATCTGTGGTCAAAAGGTATCGGAAAAAACTGTAAAATTAACAGGGGCATGTAATGAGTGTGATAGTAAACGCAGATTAAATACTTATTTAAAAGATTCTTATTATAGAGTTTCAAAGGCTAAAAGTGAATTTACAGCAAATTTATTAATCGACTTTATTTTATTTATAAAAAATAGTTCATGGAAATATGGACAACTAAACAGAATGGCAATTGACTTTTTAAAAGTTTTACAAGGGTATGAAGGAAAACAACCTCTTATAGAATCTGATATAGTTAATGATTATTTTTCAAAAAGTTCAATCAAGTCTCCTACGGCTATTTATACAATAAAAGTGTTTTTATATTCAAAAAACTTAATTGTTTTTGATGAAATATCAAATGAAAATTCATTTTACCCTGAGGATATTCGACCTGAAAGAAGATTGAATCAAGATGTTTTAGAGTATTTCTATTCCGAAAATAAATGTCATGATTGTGGCGCAAATCTAACGGAAAAATCTCAACATAATTACTGTTATGATTGTATAGCGTTCAGGAGTATTTATAATAGGTCGCAATTTGATTATTTAAACAATACATTTACTAATGAATCAATTAAAGGTTTATATATTAATTATGTCCATTACATGTTTAGCTTAAATAGAAAAGTACAAACATACGCAGACATTTTAAGTAATTCGGAAAAATTCTTTGTATTTTTACAAGATTATATTCCAGATGGATTACAAATGTATCCTTTTACAGTTAGAGAACATGAACAGACACAAAAATATAAATTGGTTCATGGAAACAAGTATTTTAATATACTACTTTCAGAAGAGTGGTTGTATGATTTTGAAAAGGAGTTTTCATCTAAGAATAAGTTCAAGGATATTTTTTTATTCTATTTAGAAAGTCTAGGAATATTAAAACAAAGACCAGTAGATGAAAAAATAAAGATTCTACAGAAAGTGAATCAATTTGAAAGTTCATTACAACAGCCTATATTAAAATTGATTGAATTTGAGTCTCAAAAGATAGAGAATTTAAATAAAAAAAATGCATCTTTAACAAAGAGTTGGACAACTATATATAAAAATATTGATGAAATAAAGGTTTTTTATTATTATTTAAAAAAAGATTATATTGTTTCAAGCTGGGCAGAAGTTACGGAAGATATGGTTAATAAATATCTTTTAGGTATGGATTTTACGAATGGTCAAATTAGAAAAAGAACATTATTTAATTTTTTCACGTTCTTGAAAAAGCATGGATTCGTTTTTGTCGTTCCTATTGAACAATTCGTAGCAAGAGATAGTATGATTGAAGTTGCACCATTGTCTTTAAAACAACATAAAGCAATTTTTAAGGCGATTGAGTATGGAAGTGGAAATTTAGTCGTAGAGAGATTTTTGTCATCTCTAGTGTACTTTTATGGGCTTACAACTAGTCAAATTAAATCATTAGAGTTAGAGGATATTAATTTAGATGTAAAATGTATTTACATTAATGGAAAGCCACCCGCTTACCTAAGTGATTCGGATTTAATACTATTAAAAAAGGTCTTAACTAGTCGTGAAGAAATGTTAGGTAGAAAAAAATCAAATAAGTTATTTCCAGCGTTTAAATCAATAAAGGATATTTCAATTTCTAATCAATCAATTTGTAAAAAAGTAAAACAGGTAACAAGATATTCACCAAAAAGTTTACGTATCGCAGCATTTCAATATTGTTCAGCTAAATTTGGTTCACAGTATTTACAAGAGTGCTTCGGCTTATCTTTAACTCAAAGTGCTAGATATGCAAGAATAGGTGAAGAATTATTAGAATTACAAGTTCTAGATGATATAAAATAGCCGAAAACAAAAAATAATTCCTTCGATCTTATATCGAAGGAGTTTTTGTTTTTATTGATATAGAGTTAAAATAAAGTTTGATTATTTTTACCTGTGTTGCTCTACAATTGCGCCTTTAATTGAATAACATCATTACTAACGCACTCGTTAGTCGAAATTTTATTTTCTATACTCACTTTTTGGCTTATGATTTTCATCATAGTGAGGTAGGACTTTAACAAAAACTAAAGTTTAAAGAATTTATTTGTTTGTCTTTTACGGCTAATAATAGTGATATCAAATTTAATTTAGTATTTGATTTCTATGTTAACTTATCTGCATTTCAAAAGGTAATTTAATTGTAGCCAGTATACATCTCATCATAGAACTGTATTCGTGTTTTTCTTTTGTATATTCAATTAAATCCTGATAAATTATTTTTTGAAACTCTTTATCATAAGTATTTAAATATAAATTTATTAATGGTTGAATTTTTTTAATGTACTCGGTTCTTCTTTCCAATAATTCTACCCTATCTAACTTTAACTGTTTTACAGTCATTAAAGCTCTATCACTTCTCGCAGAAGGATAGGGTCCGAGAAATATTATTTCTTCTTCAGGTTTATCTATATATGGGTTAATTAAAGATAAGTTTTCATTGTAATACTGTCCCTTATTCTGATTGCACTTACCACAGGAAATTGTTAAATTAATCCATTCAAAGGTTTTTTTCGGAACCCTCTTTTTGGGTTCTATATGTTCAATATCACCGTAGTCTATACCTGTTATAACACTCTCACAGTATGCACATTTTTCTTTCGTTTCTTCAAGAAGAGTTTTCTTTATTTCTTTATGAGCATATCTCCCTTGAATATTTTTAGGAATATCTTTTCCACTATTAACATAAGTCATTAATTCATCTTTCCATTCTTCTCCCTTTTGAACAAGAATGTCAGGCTTCTCTAATTTTTTTAGTCGTATCATTTACATGTTGCCCCCTTGTAGAAGACCAAGAGCCTGTGGCATATGTTCGTTAAGACCTACTTCTTTTAAATCATTCTTCAATTGTACATAAGATTCGGGTGTTAGCTCAACTCCCCTGTATCTGTCTATTATGCTGTTAACCTTTTCTTCAATCCAAATAGGTAAAGTTACCGGTACTCCTAAGACATCTCTTAATATCTCCATAGCATTAGCTGCTTTATATTCAAAGTCAAGTTTATGACTATCCACTTTGTTATTTTCGTTGTATTTAAAAGCGTATACTGTAGATTCGATTACTGAGCTAATTATAAAAGGACTGTGCGTGGTAACTATAAATTGTACTTCAGGAAATGCCTCTAAAAGTTTAGGAAGCAGGTTTCTTTGCATAGAAGGGTGCAAGTGGTTTTCCACTTCATCTATGAGTGCAACAAATTTATTACTCTCCATATCACCAAACATATATAATTGCCATGCTAAATCAATAATAGCGCCAATTCCTCCTGATACAGAGTCTAGCAAAAACTCTCCTGTGTTAGTTAAAAGTAAGAGCTCACCGTCTTTAATATTGATGTCGTTAAAACCTAAGGTTTCGGGCAATAATACCCTAAGGATTTTAACAAAGTCTCTAAATAGTTTATAAGCTTCTGTATTACTAGTTACATGATCGTTACCTTTTCCAAACACAGCTAAGGACATAAGAGTTGATTTCATATGAAGGGTTGGACTATCTTCATTAGGGTTATAATAGCTACCAGGAATTGCTCTTTTCTTTAATGATTCTGCATATAAAATATAGGCTTCTGTCTGAGATGCTGGCTTAACTGGGATTGACTTTAAAGCTGTATATGTAAAAGGAAGTCGATGTGATGGTATGCTTACCCCTTTGAGTGCCTCTGGTGTATCGTAAGAACTGAAGTTTACGGAATAAGAAGCTTGAGATGCTTGTTTTGGAACAAGAAGTTTGTAGCCACCGTTTTCTGTTTCTAATTTACCGATATTAATACCATTACCATTAACTTTTTGATAGTCCTCCTTAAAGGATTCTAATAGTCTATCTAAACTAATCCCAGATAAAAAAGGAGAATTAACTTTTTGTGAAGTAGCTGGTACACCCGTTTCAGCATAACTCCAGCCAATTAACCTACTAATTAATCTTATTATTGTACTTTTTCCAGAACCATTAGCACCAGTAATGATAGTCAATCTAGGGTGAAGTTCAAGATCTATTCGCTCGAACTGATTCCAATCTTCTATTACCAGCTTTTTTATCATATAAATTCCTCCACTCTTGCATAGTATTCTTTATTTTAAATAATCGTATATTATTTGAACCAATCCATTTTTTTATCAAACTACAATTAAAAAGATTTTTCATATTTATTGAAAAGCTCTTGTGCCATCTGTGAAAAAAGCAAACCTAGTTGAACAATTTGATTTTTAGTAAAAAACCCTTCAGCAACAGAAATTATTTGAGTTGAGTATTGTCCTAAAAATGATTTTTCAACTGTTAGTTCTTCAAGGTCATCTTTAAATAGGTCATAATCATTAGCATACATTCGACATATTGAAATACGACCGAGATGATTAAAAATCATACCTAAGGCAGAAATAAATGTATTTAAAGTATCAGGAAACTTGGCATCAGTAATAAGATTACGAACTCCATTTTTACAAGTTAAAATATAATCAAGTATAGTTGTTTCTCCAAAAATAGTTTTTATATGGTCATTAAGTGAGAATGATAATTTTTCAAAAGTTGATTCCGCACCTAATAGTTTCAATAATTCTATTTGCGAGGCGTGATACTCTGTGTATCCACGATTAGAAAAATAAAGTAGAGAATTTTTTTCGGAGTAAGTTATTACATCATACATATGAGTAAATTCGTGAAATAATATATGGTCTTTTTCCCCTAAAGTTATATCTTTAGTGATAGTTAGAGTGTGTGTGTCGGTTTTTACGTTGTAGTTATGGGCTGCAATAACTGCTATGTCTGTTTGAACTGTTTCTTCTTGATTAATAATAAGCTCGAACTGTGGAACTTTTTCGATATCCATAAATCTCTTGTAAGAAAGTAATTTTTCGTTAATGTAATTTTCGATAACAACGCTATTTTTATTCACTCTATTCCTCCTGTATCATGAAGTATTAAAACAATATAGTTACAATATGGCAATTAAATGAAATACAATTATCATCATCGCTTGTTTAGATAATAGTAACATGTTTATTCATGAGCCCCTCCCTGTAATGGAATTTTATACTAATAACATTTATATATCAATTGTGTTATCGTTAAGACGTTTCTGCAAATGAATAATGTTCAATTAATATAAGAACATACCCAAATCAAACTTAACCATTTCCACCCTTCTGGCAATCCATCTCCATCCTCAGAAGATATTGACGTTACAAAGAGATTGCTAGAGGCTGGACAGATTATCGGTATCGAATTACTTGATCATGTTATTATAGGTGATCATCAATTTATTAGTTTAAAAGAAAAGGGGTACATGTGACACTGTGCATTTTCCTTTCTTTCCGTTATAATGGGAGTTATGACTTTGAATCATTTAAATGAAACTTGCGTTAGATGGAAAGGGAGTAAAAAATAGTGTTTGGATTTGGATCTAGAGATGTAGGGATTGATTTAGGAACAGCGAATACGCTTGTTTTTATTAAAGGGAAGGGTATTGTGTTAAGAGAGCCTTCTGTAGTTGCTAAAAATGTACAAAATGGTGCAATTGTTGCAGTTGGAAATGATGCGAAAAATATGATCGGCCGTACACCGGGCTCAATCGTAGCTATACGTCCAATGAAAGATGGGGTAATCGCAGATTTTGATACAACTTCTGCGATGATAGAATATTATTTGAAAAATGCTATGAAAGCATCTGGTATGTCTTGGAGCAAACCGAATGTGATGATATGTGTGCCTTATGGTATTACTTCTGTGGAACAACGTGCAGTAATAGATGCTGCTAAACAAGCAGGAGCTCGTGATGCATTAACGATTGAAGAACCTTTTGCAGCTGCAATAGGATCCAACTTACCTGTATGGGAACCTACTGGAAGTATGGTCGTTGATATAGGTGGAGGTACGACGGAAGTAGCTGTAATTTCACTTGGTGGTATTGTGACGAGTGAGTCTGTTCGAGTTGGTGGCGATGCAATGGACCAGGCGATTACTAGTTATGTCCGTAAAACGTATAACCTAACGATTGGTGAGCGTACTGCGGAAGCGATAAAAATCGAAATAGGATCTGCTAGAGTCACAACAGAGGAAGATACGATGGATATTCGTGGACGAGACCTCGTAACAGGCTTACCTAAAACGATTGATATCTCTTCAAAAGAAATTTCCAACGCACTTCGTGAATCGATTGCGGCTATTATCGATGGAGTGAAGAAAACACTTGAACAAACACCTCCAGAATTATCTGCTGACGTAATGGAGCGTGGTATTATGCTTACAGGTGGTGGAGCACTACTTAAAAATTTAGATAAAGTAATTAGTGAACAGACCAATATGCCTGTATTTATTGCGGAAAATCCTTTAGATTGTGTTGCTATTGGTACTGGTAAAGCACTTGATCATATGGGATTATTAAAACGTCAACAAACGAAATAATAAGGGGAAGTGAGCCATGCCACAATTTTTTTCAAATAAGCGATTAATATTGCTGCTTGTAGGGATGATATTTCTTGTGGCACTCATCAGCTTTTCTTTGCGCGATCGGAATCATGCATCAATGCCAGAACAACTTATTAAAGATGTGGTCGGCCTTGGACAATCCTTTTTTTCCAAGCCGACTCAGTATGTTACTGGTGTTTTTAATAATGTAGAATCACTACTTAATACATATGATGAAAACAAACGATTGAAAGCAAGATTAGAGGATTATGCCTCCTTACAAGCAGAAGTCAATGATTTAGAAAATGAAAATCAGAAGTTACGAGATATTGTTGATAAAGAAGAGGATCTTCGAGCTTATAATCCAATTCAAGCAACTGCTATCGCTAGAAATCCGGACCAATGGGAAGAAAAGATTATTATTGATAGAGGAGAATTACATGGAATAGAAGTGAACATGGCTGTTATGACTTCTCAAGGATTAATTGGGAAAGTTATTTTAACTACACCATACACCTCTACTGTTGAACTTTTATCTACTCAAAATCCAAACTACCGAGTGTCCGCAGTTATATCAGATAAAGAAGAGATTTTTGGATTAATAGAAGGCTATGATGAAAAGCGAAAAGAGCTTATTTTGAAGCGAATAGATTCTGATTTTGATGTGAAAAAAGGTCAAAAAGTTACAACTTCTGGACTTGGTGGAATCTTTCCAAAGGGTATATTAATCGGAGAAGTGACTGAAGTGACGACAGACGATTATGGATTGACAAAACTAGCGTATATTAAACCAGCAGCCAACTTTTCTATTTTAGACCACGTGATTATTTCTAAGCGTTCAATGTCTACAATTGATGGAACGGATGGAGAAAATACCGAGAGGGATTTAACAGAAGGCGCAGGGGACGGCTCATGATTCGTTTTTTAGTTATTATCATTTCGGTTCTATTATTTTATATGGAACCGATTTTTGGACTTTTCTCACCAATAGAAATAAATGAGGATTTCTTTGTTTTGGTTCCTCGCTTCTTAATCATGTACTTAATTTTTGTATCCATATATTATGACCGAAAACGTGCCATGTTATTTGGATTGTTTTTTGGACTCTTGTACGATGTCTTTTTCATTGATATTATTGGATTATATTCTTTTATTTATCCATTAATGTGTTTAGTTGCTAGTTTAGTTGTAAAATATGTTCATCAGCATTTATTGGTGGCTACAGTTTTAACGCTAATTCTAGTAGCGGTTGTAGAGTTATTATTGTTTTTCTTTTATACTTTTATCGGTATAAAAAGTATGACATTTGTAGATTTTTATAAATTTAATCTTCTCCCAACAATGATTGCTAATTTTGTTTTCCTAGCAATGTTCGGGTGGGGGTTTAAATACATTCTTCTAAATCGGTTTAATCAAAAGGCGTTATTAATGCAAAAATAAAGCTTTTCGGTAGACAGTGGATCTGAGGTGACTTGATTGACAAAAAAGCAGTTAATATCGATTAAAGGAACGAAAGAGGGCCTTGTATTACGGCTAGACGATCAGTGTTCATATGCAGAGCTTTTAGAAGAGTTAGCCAAAAAGGTTTCGGATGAAGGTTTTGAAGGTCAAGCTGAAGTGCTTTTACAACTTGGAAATCGTTATTGCAACGACGAACAGGCCAAAGAAATTATTAACTGTGTAGAACAAACAGAACATCTTCGAGTTACGAAGATTCAAAGTGAAGTAATGACTGTAGAAGAATGCAATAAAAAATTGCTAGAAAATCAGTCAGAAACTTATGTAGGTATAGTAAGGTCTGGTCAGGTAATTACTGCTTTAGGTGACTTAGTGGTAATTGGTGACGTTAATCCCAACGGAAGAGTAGTTGCTGGTGGGAATGTCTTTGTATTAGGTAGACTAAAAGGAATTGCACATGCTGGCTCTAATGGTAAAAGAGATGCTGTCATTGCAGCATCTTGGTTAGAGGCCACGCATTTAATAATTGATAATGTAGTAGAAACGATGACAGACGAGTTAAGTGTTTTATCGGAGCAACCAGAAATGGAATGTGCTTATTTACATACAAATGGATCAATAGCAATAGATCGCTTACAAGAACTTAGATTAATAAGACCGAATCTATCGACATTTAAAGGAGGAAGCTAATGTGGGAGAAGCAATCGTAATAACTTCTGGTAAAGGTGGGGTAGGTAAAACAACTACAACTGCAAACCTTGGAACTGCATTGGCTCTTCAAGGGAAAAAAGTTTGTTTAATGGATACAGATATCGGTTTGAGAAATTTAGACGTTGTGCTTGGACTTGAAAATAGAATTATTTATGATTTAGTAGATGTTGTGGAAGGCCGTTGCAAAATTCATCAGGCGTTAGTGAAAGACAAACGTTTTGAGGATAAATTATATTTATTGCCAGCTGCCCAAACAACTGATAAAAATGCAGTAACACCTGAGCAGATGAAAGAACTCGTAACGGAATTGAAACGAGATTACGAATATGTATTAATTGATTGCCCTGCTGGTATTGAACAAGGATATAAAAATGCAATAGCTGGTGCTGACAAAGCAATAGTTGTCACAACACCTGAGATTTCTGCAGTCCGTGACGCAGATCGAATCATCGGTTTATTAGAACAGGAGGAATCGATTGATCCACCTAAGCTAATTATTAACCGCATCCGTCAACATTTAATGACGAAAGGTGAAGCACTCGATATTAATGAAATAACTACGCATTTATCTATTGATTTATTAGGAATTGTAGCAGATGATGAAAGTGTTATCACTTCTTCCAATAAAGGGGAACCAGTTGTAATGGATCCATCAAATAGAGCGGCATTAGGTTACCGTAATATTGCCCGCCGTATCCTTGGGGAGTCTGTACCTTTGATGTCTATGGACATGCCTAAAAAAGGTGTTATGTCTAAACTAAAATCTATATTTTCTAAATAATATTCGACCGGCTTCCAAATAATTTGGAAGTCGGTTTTATTTTGTTCATGAATTTGTCCTAGCCGTCATACATTCCTACTAGGGGGAATGTTATGCTATCGAGAAAAAAATGGATGCTCGCATTTGTATTTGTCATACTATTTTTTGCGTTATCTAAATTTGAAAAGAGTGATGTACTATCAACCAATTACTCTACTACACTACTGGAACCACAAAAGCCAAGTGAAGTTTATAAAAAAATAATGACTTGGGTAAATCAACCGGATGAAGTAATAAGTGTTAGTTCACCTGTTACAACTCCTCCATTAATTGAATATAAATCAATTCAACCTTTTGAAGAGGGAGCTATTTTATCTATTAATGATTCTCAAGAGCTCTTTGCTGCGGAAAATGGCTTAATCATATTTACAGGTTATACAAAAAAGACAGGAAAGACCCTTTCTATTTTGTATGATACTGGAGAAACTGCGACATTTGGTTTTTTAGAAGAGTTCAATCAATTACCTTATACTACGATTAATACTGGAGATATTTTTGCAACTGTTGCTAGCAATTTGCTATATGTTAAAGTAGAACAAGATGGGGAGATACTAGATACAACCGAACTAGTGGAATGGCTATCACCTGAAGATGAATAAAAAAATGTATAGAGTACATCCCATTATGATACCTTTTTTTATATTTTTTTATTTATCAGGAGAAGTTGCTGTGTATTCCATCGTATTTGGTTCATTACTATTTCATGAGCTTGGTCATTTATTGGCGGCAAAGCTCATTGGGGCAAGAGTTATTTCGTGCACCATATTACCTTACGGTGGGGAAATCAGAATTGAGCAGTTTTCCAGATTAAAAAAAACGCAGCAATTATTAATTGTGATTTCTGGTCCATTATTTACATTATTGTTGTTAGCTTTTACTACTTTTATTGATATTCCACAAAAAAATATTATCGTTCTAACACAAATTTTAATATTATTTCTTAATTTACTTCCTATTTTTCCTTTGGATGGTGGACGAGTCTTATATATATTTAACCCAAACAAATATAATGATATTGTTGGATTCTCTTTGGGATTAAGCTTTTTGATCTTCTGTGCAAGCTTGTATTGCTTTCCTAGGTTACTATCCGTCAGTATTATCTTCTTGTACTTGTTTATTCTAAACATTTCCTTTTGGAGATTTAGAAAGTACAAGCTAGCATTTGATAATATAACGAGAAGTGCTTGACGTAGCTTAGGAGATGTAGTAATATTTAAATGTTATTGTTTGTAGCAGCACCCGTTGCTACAACCGCTCTGAAAAGGTTTAAGTGTTCGAGCAATCGAATCACCTTTTATAAGGCGAGTCTTAGTCTAAGAGGAGGTGCAGGTATGTACGCAATTATTGAAACAGGTGGAAAACAAATCAAAGTTGAACAAGGGCAAGAAATCTACATTGAAAAATTAGATGTAACTGCTGATGATGTTGTAACTTTTGACAAAGTTTTATTCGTAGGTGGAAATGATGTTAAAGTTGGTGCTCCATTCGTGGAAGGTGC encodes:
- a CDS encoding rod shape-determining protein, producing MFGFGSRDVGIDLGTANTLVFIKGKGIVLREPSVVAKNVQNGAIVAVGNDAKNMIGRTPGSIVAIRPMKDGVIADFDTTSAMIEYYLKNAMKASGMSWSKPNVMICVPYGITSVEQRAVIDAAKQAGARDALTIEEPFAAAIGSNLPVWEPTGSMVVDIGGGTTEVAVISLGGIVTSESVRVGGDAMDQAITSYVRKTYNLTIGERTAEAIKIEIGSARVTTEEDTMDIRGRDLVTGLPKTIDISSKEISNALRESIAAIIDGVKKTLEQTPPELSADVMERGIMLTGGGALLKNLDKVISEQTNMPVFIAENPLDCVAIGTGKALDHMGLLKRQQTK
- the mreC gene encoding rod shape-determining protein MreC, whose translation is MPQFFSNKRLILLLVGMIFLVALISFSLRDRNHASMPEQLIKDVVGLGQSFFSKPTQYVTGVFNNVESLLNTYDENKRLKARLEDYASLQAEVNDLENENQKLRDIVDKEEDLRAYNPIQATAIARNPDQWEEKIIIDRGELHGIEVNMAVMTSQGLIGKVILTTPYTSTVELLSTQNPNYRVSAVISDKEEIFGLIEGYDEKRKELILKRIDSDFDVKKGQKVTTSGLGGIFPKGILIGEVTEVTTDDYGLTKLAYIKPAANFSILDHVIISKRSMSTIDGTDGENTERDLTEGAGDGS
- a CDS encoding site-specific integrase — encoded protein: MYTSCPICGQKVSEKTVKLTGACNECDSKRRLNTYLKDSYYRVSKAKSEFTANLLIDFILFIKNSSWKYGQLNRMAIDFLKVLQGYEGKQPLIESDIVNDYFSKSSIKSPTAIYTIKVFLYSKNLIVFDEISNENSFYPEDIRPERRLNQDVLEYFYSENKCHDCGANLTEKSQHNYCYDCIAFRSIYNRSQFDYLNNTFTNESIKGLYINYVHYMFSLNRKVQTYADILSNSEKFFVFLQDYIPDGLQMYPFTVREHEQTQKYKLVHGNKYFNILLSEEWLYDFEKEFSSKNKFKDIFLFYLESLGILKQRPVDEKIKILQKVNQFESSLQQPILKLIEFESQKIENLNKKNASLTKSWTTIYKNIDEIKVFYYYLKKDYIVSSWAEVTEDMVNKYLLGMDFTNGQIRKRTLFNFFTFLKKHGFVFVVPIEQFVARDSMIEVAPLSLKQHKAIFKAIEYGSGNLVVERFLSSLVYFYGLTTSQIKSLELEDINLDVKCIYINGKPPAYLSDSDLILLKKVLTSREEMLGRKKSNKLFPAFKSIKDISISNQSICKKVKQVTRYSPKSLRIAAFQYCSAKFGSQYLQECFGLSLTQSARYARIGEELLELQVLDDIK
- a CDS encoding helix-turn-helix domain-containing protein, producing the protein MAFEWRLRKIMAENDIWSGAELARRMEEITGYKLSAPSIAALINEPPKQVKMATLDALCSALNCSPNDLLAHKPTVIVSKETNNGNEIQTMKVSNGVERQLPPI
- a CDS encoding HNH endonuclease, with amino-acid sequence MIRLKKLEKPDILVQKGEEWKDELMTYVNSGKDIPKNIQGRYAHKEIKKTLLEETKEKCAYCESVITGIDYGDIEHIEPKKRVPKKTFEWINLTISCGKCNQNKGQYYNENLSLINPYIDKPEEEIIFLGPYPSARSDRALMTVKQLKLDRVELLERRTEYIKKIQPLINLYLNTYDKEFQKIIYQDLIEYTKEKHEYSSMMRCILATIKLPFEMQIS
- a CDS encoding JAB domain-containing protein; translated protein: MKLNHFHPSGNPSPSSEDIDVTKRLLEAGQIIGIELLDHVIIGDHQFISLKEKGYM
- a CDS encoding tyrosine-type recombinase/integrase, yielding MERFKLIDNTVKSNNPMLDIEKIRMYQAKILGEWERQQLVKGFTIQTVALNLRNITEFLSLSNKFFWEITSDDVENFYLSLVGKGLAHSTRRKYQSNISTFYNFLSNRKALEIFNVLGVTIPDVLDDFNKFYHRKDDNDIRVVPPKKIILDAFFDGMKNEMKQGRKYYTVARDYVFFKVLMLSGLRIFELTKVDINDLRFDLGEKGKIHVRFGKGSRGSGYKPRWVPMLNDVDLLLKWYLDEILPSFQKENVDKTAAFLSESGHRVSRDTMRSNLNRRQKSIGIPEEELFSAHQLRHAFATYQSELGVDLLTMSKLLGHANVSTTAGYLEPSSTHLERRIRVSQQNWRKQLDDWEEGE
- a CDS encoding ATP-binding protein, which gives rise to MIKKLVIEDWNQFERIDLELHPRLTIITGANGSGKSTIIRLISRLIGWSYAETGVPATSQKVNSPFLSGISLDRLLESFKEDYQKVNGNGINIGKLETENGGYKLLVPKQASQASYSVNFSSYDTPEALKGVSIPSHRLPFTYTALKSIPVKPASQTEAYILYAESLKKRAIPGSYYNPNEDSPTLHMKSTLMSLAVFGKGNDHVTSNTEAYKLFRDFVKILRVLLPETLGFNDINIKDGELLLLTNTGEFLLDSVSGGIGAIIDLAWQLYMFGDMESNKFVALIDEVENHLHPSMQRNLLPKLLEAFPEVQFIVTTHSPFIISSVIESTVYAFKYNENNKVDSHKLDFEYKAANAMEILRDVLGVPVTLPIWIEEKVNSIIDRYRGVELTPESYVQLKNDLKEVGLNEHMPQALGLLQGGNM